The genomic window TGAGGTGCCCACCGTGCGCGAGATCGAGGCCCATGATCTTGTCGCCCGGGTTGATCAGTGCCATCAGCACCGCCGCGTTGGCCTGCGCGCCTGCGTGCGGCTGTACGTTGGCGAATTCGGCGCCGAACAGTTCTTTGGCGCGGTTACGCGCGAGGTCCTCGATGACGTCGACGTGCTCGCAGCCACCGTAGTAACGACGCCCCGGGTACCCCTCTGCGTACTTGTTGGTCAGGACGCTGCCCTGAGCCTGCAAGACTGCGCGCGGAACGAAGTTCTCCGACGCGATCATCTCCAGAGTGTCGCGCTGACGACCGAGTTCGCCCGCCATGGCTGCGGCGACCTCGGGGTCGAGCTCGGCCAGAGACAGGTTGTTGACATCGGTCATTTCAAGAATCTCCAAAGGAACGCAGCGAGGTGGGCGTACACAGCTTAGAAGACGCCTCTAGTTCGCCCGCAACGCACTCGGAATCAAGGGTTCGTCGAGAAGCCGTCCGAACAGCGCAGATCTTTCGGTGACCGTCGCGCCCTGATCCAGCCAGCTGCCCAGAAGCTTGTATCCCTCGACATACGTCGAGATGTACGCCCGCCACAGCGGCGAGGACAGGAACTTCAGTGACTGACGCGCCCGCTTCGACGACGTCAAGGACCACCGCTCCAGATACGCCGCGACGTCGTCCTGCGATGCATGCTGATCGTGGAGCAGCAGGGCCGCATCCTGACGCACCCCCAGAAGTTGTCCCGACGCCTGCGAGAGCCGCTCGGCCTTCTCCCCGTCGAAACGCAACCCCAGATCGGCGTAGATCTCCTGTGCCCACAAGCCCCACCCTGGCCCGACGATCGACTTCAGCGCCAGATCGGCCAGGCCTTCGGCCATCAGGCATTGAGGAGTGTTGACGAGAAACAGAGTCTGTTCGAGCTGACCGGCCGAAACCAGACCGGCTTCCTTACGGCAATGCTCGGTGTGGTGGCCTGGGTACGCCTCGTGCGCGATCAGGTGCGGCAGGTTGGCCATCTGCTGCTCGAGGTCGGAGTTGATCGCCACGGTCGAGGTGTAGTTGCCGAGGTAGTAGTTGAACCCCGACCACGGCTTGTCGCCGACGACCTCGTAATTCACCACCTCGGTTTCGGGCAGGGAGTACTCGGCCCGAACACGGTCGCGGAGCGCGCTGGAGAACGCGTCGACGCAGTCCTGAAGCCGATCGGCGGGAACGACGTCGGCGGCGCGGTGCGCGGCCAGCCTTTCGGGAAGAGTTCCCGGCCCCGCCAGCACCTCGTCCATTTTGCGATGGGCCTGTAAGTACTCGTCCTGGTCGCCCGGTTCGATCCGGACGTCGAAGTAAGCGAACACCTCGTCGACGAAGCCGATGTCCTCGCCTGCGAACTTTCGCCCGGAGCACTCGAGCGCACGCAGGTGCACGTCGACGAACTCGGCGCGCTGCTGGGGAAGGTCGGTGTTCTTCAGCTCAGCACGAAGGTCTGCGGCCCTGCGCGCCAGCGCACGAGGCTCGGGCGACGGGGCGTTCTCGATCTGTCGACGCAACTCGGGATCACCGGTGTAGGCGTCGACGAAGCCTTCTTCGAGACGGTCGAAACTCAAACCGAGCAGAAGATACTCACGAACGAAGGAATCTGCATTCATGCAGTCGACGATAGTGGCCGGTCGAGGATGAACGCGCAGCGAACTACCCCGCCCGTGCGAGTCACCGTGGCACCGAGCACAATCGACGCCATGCGACTTCAGAGTCCCTTGTGCGCCCCCTGCACACTCCCTGGTACGCACGAGTGAGCGAGTCCAGCCCGTACGTCGAATTCGACCGTGCTCAGTGGCGGACGCTGAGGCAATCGACTCCGCTCGTCCTCACCGAGGAAGAACTCGTCGGCCTTCGAGGACTCGGTGAGCAGATCGACCTCGACGAGGTGGCCGAGGTGTATCTGCCTCTGGCCCGTCTCATCCACCTTCAAGTAGCGGCACGTCAGCGCCTCTTCGCCGCGACCGCAACCTTCCTCGGTGAGAAACATCCCGATCGGCAGGTTCCCTTCGTCATCGGAGTGGCCGGAAGCGTCGCCGTCGGGAAATCGACGACCGCCCGTGTGTTGCAGGCCCTCCTCGCGCGCTGGGACCATCACCCTCGCGTCGATCTGGTCACCACCGACGGATTTCTGTATTCGACGGCCGAGCTCATGCGCCGCGGAATCCTGCACCGCAAGGGCTTTCCCGAGAGTTACGACCGCCGCAAGCTCCTCCGCTTCGTCACCGAGGTCAAATCCGGTGCCGAGGAAGTCGCGGCACCGGTGTACTCGCACGTGTCGTACGACATCATCAAGGGCCAGTTCCACATGGTGCGTCAACCCGACATCCTCATCGTCGAGGGACTCAACGTTCTGCAGACCGGTTCACGGTTGATGGTGTCGGATCTGTTCGACTTCTCGATCTACGTGGACGCTCGCATCGAGGACATCGAGAGCTGGTACGTGAAACGGTTTCTCGCCCTTCGCAAGACCTCGTTCACCGATCCCACCTCACACTTTCACCACTACGCCGGACTGTCCGACGAGCATGCGCGGATCGCGGCCGAGGATCTGTGGCATTCGATCAACCTGCCGAACCTGGTCGAGAACATTCTCCCGACGCGGCCTCGCGCAACGATGGTGCTGCGCAAAGATGCCGACCACACGATCAACCGGCTGCGCCTGCGAAAGCTCTAGTGGCACGAACGAGTGCCGTCCCGGGCACTCAACCGCACCACTGGGGGCGCAGGCACCTAGATGCCGAACCTCCGGTGCCGAGCCGCGTAGTCGCGTAACGCTCGCAGAAAGTCGACGCGCCGGAACTCCGGCCAGTAGGCCTCGGTGAACCATATTTCGGAGTACGCGCTCTGCCACAGCAGGAATCCGGAGAGTCGCTGCTCCCCCGACGTCCGAATGACGAGATCGGGATCGGGCTGGCCCGAGGTGTAGAGGTGCCCGTCGATCTCCTCGACGCTGACGGCTTGGACGAGTTCGTCGCCGGACAGGCCCTCGGCGATCTTCTCACCGAGCAACGACTGAACCGCGTCGGCGATTTCCTGCCTACCGCCGTACCCGACTGCGACGTTGACGTGGGTGCCGGTTCGGCCCGCGGTCATATCTGCAGCTTCTTTGAGTCTGCGTGCAGTCGCCAACGGGAGCTGGTCGAGAGTGCCGACGATCTTGACGCCCCAGTTCTTGTCGGGGCCACAGATCTCCTCGACGACATCGGTGATGATCTCGAGCAGCGAATCGAGCTCATCGGGGTCGCGTCGCAGGTTTTCGGTGGACAGTAGATAGATCGTCGCCATCTCGATGCCCGCTGCGTCGCACCAGCCCAGCATCTCGGCGATCTTGAGTGCGCCCATGCGGTGGCCATGAGCGACGTCGGTGAACCCGTTCTCTCGCGCCCATCGCCTGTTGCCGTCGCACATCACAGCGACGTGCCGCGGATGCGCGACATCGTCGAGTTGCGTCAGCAGGCGTCGCTCGTACACGTTGTAGAGGACGCTGCGCACTTTGGTCGGGAGAATCTTCACCGAGACATCACCACGGGGAGCAACCTTACGCCGACGCCGAAAGCTACTCGCCGGTACAGTAGTCAACGAACCTACGGTTGCGTAGGTTTGCCATCACGCACAGGAGGTTGCCCGCATGACGATGTTCGGATTGGACGAGCTCCCCGTCAAGCCACGCATGCGCGGGTGGATTCACCTCTACGCATTCGGAGTAGCGGTCGTCGCGGGCATCGTGTTGGTGACGCTCGCGTTCTCGATGGTCTCGGTCGGCGCAGGGATCGCGACGAGTGTGTACGCCGTCACCGTCTGCGGCGTCTTCGGCGTCAGCGCCACCTATCACCGTGTGCACTGGGACAACCCAGCTCATCGGACGTGGATGAAACGTGCCGATCACTCGATGATCTTCCTGTTCATCGCGGGAAGTTACACACCGTTTGCGGTGCTCGGACTACCGACGGACACCGGACGGACACTGCTGATCGTCGTGTGGATCGGCGCCCTCGGCGGCGTCGCTCTCAAGATGCTGTGGCCGCAGGCGCCGAAATGGGTCGGTGTCCCGCTCTACCTGCTGCTCGGCTGGGCCATCGTTCCGGTGGCTCCGACGCTCATCGAGCAGGTCGGATACGCGCCATTCGTACTGCTACTCGTCGGCGGGATTCTCTACAGCATCGGCGCAATCCTCTACGCGACCAAATGGCCCAACCCTTGGCCCACCACGTTCGGCCACCACGAATTCTTCCACGCCGCAACCGTGCTCGCTGCGATCTGCCATCTTGTCGCGGTGTGGTTGGTGCTGTTCTAGTCGGCCGGGCGGCGACGCATGGAGGCGACGAGTTCGTCGGTCGTCGTCACCGGCACGTCACACACGAAACCCCGACACACGTACGCAGCAGCCTGATTCCGGATCATCGGCCGGCCCGCAAGCAACGGAGACGAATCGACCACGCCCGCAAGGATCGTGGTTCCGCCGGGAGCGTGTCTACGGGCAGCGTCCAACAGCGCGCTGTCCCCGTCGGTCGAGATCGCGATCTGCAACGGGCCTCGAACCGAAGCCTCCGCGACGGCCAACCAGTGTCCCGCCGAACGGGGTGCGCGCTCGAGCACGAGTGCCGAGCGGGCGAGACCGGCCGCAGCCAACTCCCCGTACCGGCTCGCCACATCCACCGGAGCGAGCGCCTCCGCCACCAGGAGCGCCTCGGTGATCGTCGACGCCCCTGACGGCGTGGCGTTGTCGAGTGGATCTCGCGGGCGGGTGACCAAGATTTCCGCGTCGTCGGCCGTGTCGAACCAGCTGCCCGGATGCTCGGCATCCGCAAAATGTTCGACCGCGGCATCCAGCAGTCGCCGAGCCCGTTCGGACCAGACGATCTCACCGGTGGCCTGGAACAACGCAAGCGACGCCACCGCAAGGCATGAATAGTCTTCGAGTACGCCCGTCGCGTCCCCGACGTGCGTTCCGAGTGACGCGCGCCGCAGCCTGCCGTTCTCCTCGTGTCGAACGAAGATCTGCTCGCCGCACTCGGCCGCGGCGTCGATCCACGCCGAACGTCCGAGTCCCGCGCCAGCCTCGGCCAGGGCCGTGATCGCCAGCCCGTTCCACGCCGTGACGACCTTGTCGTCGCGGCCCGGTTGCGGACGCCGATTGCGCGCATCCATCAAGGTCGCGCGCACGCGTTCGAACCGCTCGATGTCATCCGGATCCTCGGGCAATTGCATCACCGACATACCCGCCTCGAACGTCCCGGAGGAGTCGACGGCAAACAACCCCGCGGCCCACACCCCGTCCTCGAACCCGAGCACGTCGACGAGTTGCGCCGGCGTCCACGCGTACGTCAGACCCTCGACACCCTCGGTGTCGGCGTCCAATGCGGACGCGAAACAGCCTGTGTCGGTACGAAGTTCACGCAGCATGAACGCTGCGGTCTCGTCGGCGACCCTAATCGCGAGCGGATCGCCGGTGACCCGCGCGAGATGACCGTAGAACCGAAGCAGCAGCGCGTTGTCGTAGAGCATTTTCTCGAAGTGCGGGACGATCCATTCCGCATCGACCGAGTAGCGCGCGAAACCGCCGCCGATCTGGTCGAAGATCCCGCCTCGCGCCATTGCAGCAGCCGCGCGCTGCACGGTGTCGAGTACCGCCGCCGACCCTGTGCGTTCGTGGTGCCGAAGCAGCCCTTCGAGCAACGGACCTGGCGGGAACTTCGGGGCGCCTCCGAACCCGCCGTGAGCGACGTCCTCGTCCGCTCTGATCCCGACGACCGCCTCGGCGAGCAGATCGGCGTCGACCGGACGCTGCGACGTAGGCAGTTTGCCCGAATTGCTACGGAGGGCGTCCATGATGGCCGCCGAGGCGTCGAACACCTCGCTTCGACGGGTCGACCACGTGTCTGCGATCGCGTCCAACAACTGCGGGAACGACGGCGTCCCGGCCCGCGGACGCGGCGGGTAGTAGGTGCCGCAGTAGAAGGGCTCGCCGTCCGGGGTCAGGAAGCAGGTCATCGGCCAGCCGCCCTGGCCGGTCATCGCGACCGTCGCGTTCATGTAGACGGCGTCGAGGTCGGGACGCTCTTCGCGATCGACCTTGATGCACACGAAGTTCGCGTTCATCGACGCTGCAGTGGCCTCGTCCTCGAAAGACTCGTGTGCCATGACGTGACACCAATGGCACGCCGAGTACCCGATGGACAGCAGAATCGGGACGTCTCGATCCCGAGCGGACTGCAACGCTTCTGGTGTCCACTGCTGCCAGTGAACGGGATTGTCGGCGTGTTGACGCAGGTAAGGACTCGTCGACTCACCGAGTGCGTTCGAGCCGAGCACCGTCAGCTCTCGCCGGTGTTCGGTTCCGTCGAGCGAAGATTCTCGCGGACTGCACCTCGGTCGGTGCCTTCGTCGAGTTCCTGATCCGGGCCTGGATCTTCCTTCTCGAACGTCTCCGGCAACTTCTTGATCTGCTTGTTCATCGACCAGATTAGCAATGCGGTTCCGACGAGCAACGCGACGATGATCACGAGCCCGATGGGTGAGGACTTCCCGAATTCCGGCCCCGGCGCGCCCTGCGCCAGCAAGGACACGATCATTCGGTGCGCTCCGGCTCGATCCCGGCGAAGAGTTCCGTTTCCGGAATCGACGTCTTGACCCTCGTTCGCGCGAGCTCGTATTCCTCGGTCGGCCACAACTTGCGCTGCACCTCCACCGGCACAGCGAAGAAGGATCCGTTGGGATCGATCTGCGTCGCGTGCGCCCGGAGAGCGTCGTCGCGCTGTTCGAAGTAGTCGCCGACGGTTACCTGCGTCGTGATGCGCTCCATGATCTCGTCACGGTCGCCGGTCCACCGCTTCAGCCAGTCCACGAATGGGCTTTCTTCGCCTCGGTCGATGAACCAGTCGTGGAACAGCTGCATCCGCTTCCGGAGAAATCCGTGGGAGTAGTAGAGCTTGAGAGGCGTCCACGGCTCGCCCACGTCGGGGAACTGCTCGGGATCTCCCGCAGCCTCGTACGCCGCAACCGACACCTCATGGCACCGGATGTGGTCCGGGTGCGGGTAGCCACCCTTCTCGTCGTAGGTCGTGATGACGTGCGGCTTGAACTCGCGAATCACCTTGACCAGGGCCTCGGTCGACTCCTCCAGCGGGACGAGCGCGAAGCATCCCTCCGGCAGCGGAGGAAGCGGGTCGCCCTCCGGGAGGCCGGAATCGACATAACCGAGCCAGGTCTGACGAACGCCCAGGATGCGGGCCGCCTCCGCCATCTCCTCGCGTCGAACTTCTTGAATGCGATCGCGCACACCGGGGATATCCATCGCCGGATTGAGGATGTCTCCTCGCTCACCACCGGTGAGGGTCACGATCAGGACGTCGTTGCCTTCGGCTGCGTACCGCGCTGTTGTTGCAGCACCCTTGCTCGACTCGTCGTCAGGATGGGCGTGAACCGCCATGAGCCGTAGTCCGGACACGTTCTTTCCTCACCTCAGCTTCGCCTGCATGTTTCTCTACCCCTATAGTTCCACTTGGCGCCGACACTGCCCGCACCGGCTGCCGAAGACCCGAGCACGGGTTCCCGCTCCGAAGAAAGTTCGTATGACTGCCACGCTTCCCGAAGGCCGGTACCCGGCGTCGACGACGCGTCCCGGCGTCACCCGCCGCACCAAGAACCTCCTGCTGGTACTGGTGCTGGTCGTCGGACTCGGGGTCGCCTACTTCGGCTACCAACGTCTGTCCGTTCAAGACGTCGAAGGCAAGGCTCTGTCCTTCGACATCCTCGACGACGACACGGTCACCGTGGGCTTCAGCGTCACCCGCGCCGATCCAGGCCAGGAAGTTGTCTGCATCATTCGCGCTCGCTCTCGCGACGGATCGGAAAGCGGCAGACGCGAGGTTCTCGTGCCCGGGTCGGTCGATCGCGAAGTGGAGGTGTCGTCGATCATCACGACGTCGAAGCCTCCCGCCATGGCCGACGTGTACGGCTGCGGCACGAATGTCCCCGAGTATTTACGGGCAGGCTGACCTCCCGCCGCCTCGTGGTAAGATTGCGCTGTACACGGTTCCGCACTGGAGCCGTGTATTGCTGCATTGACGGCCAGATTGGCAAGTGAGAAGCCGTAGCGGCGCCACTGCTGCAGCCGGCTCAAGCTGCTAGTCGGCTCAGGCTGCAGTTGGCTCAAAAAGTGGGCCGACAAGGGGGATCCGTCAGGGATATCCCTTGCCAACACGCGCGCGCATGTCAGCACAAGACCGGGAGTCCACCGCGACTTCGACTACAAGGGAGTGATCGAGATGACCGAGACCCAGGTGACCTGGCTTACCCAGGAATCCCACGACAGGCTCAAGAGCGAACTCGACCAACTCATTTCCAATCGTCCGGTCATCGCCGCCGAGATCAACGAGCGACGCGAAGAGGGCGATCTGAAGGAGAACGGCGGTTACCACGCAGCGCGCGAAGAGCAGGGGCAGCAGGAAGCCCGAATTCGCCAGCTGCAGGAGCTTCTCAACTCGGCGAAGGTCGGCGAAGCGCCCACACAGTCCGGTGTCGCCCTGCCCGGATCCGTCGTCAAGGTCTACTACGACGGAGACGAGTCGGATACCGAAACGTTCCTCATCGCCACCCGCGAAGAGGGCGCACGCGACGGCAAGCTCGAGGTGTACTCCCCCAGCTCGCCCCTCGGCGGAGCCCTCATCGACGCCAAGGTCGGCGACACCCGTGAGTACTCGCTGCCCAACGGCAAGACCATGAAGGTGACTCTTCTGAGCGCCGAGCCGTACCACACGTAAACACAGAAATTACCGACGAGAAAAGCCCCTGGCCAACACATTGGCCAGGGGCTTTTCCGTGCTCGACTCAGGCTGTCAAGGTTCTCTCGTACTTGCGCACCGACAGCGGCACGAAGATGACGAGGAACAGCACCACCCAGATCAACGTGTACAGAACGGGATTCTGCAGCGGCCACGCCTCCGGCGGCGGGGCGAGCGGATTGGTGTTGCCGAACAGCTCACGCACCGCGAGAGTCACCGACGAAATCGGGTTCCATTCGGCAATCGTCTTGAGCACCGTCGGGAAACCGTCGATCGGAACGAAGGTGTTTGCGATGAACGTCAGCGGGAAGATGACGATGAACGACGCGTTGTTGAAGATCTCCGGCGACCGCACCGTCAAACCGACGAACGCCATCACCCATGAGATCGAGTACGCGAACAGCAGGAGCAGAACGTACCCCGCCACCGCTTCGAAGAACGACGACGTGATGCGCCAGCCGACGATGAGACCCGTGATCGACATGATCGTGATGGTCACGATGTTGTTGCCGACGTCCGCTGCGGTGCGTCCGATGACTACTGCCGAACGCGCCATCGGCAGCGACCGGAAGCGGTCCATGACGCCCTTCTGAAGGTCTTCGGCCAGTGACGACCCTGTGATCGAGGCGCCGAAGATCATCGTCTGAACGAAGATGCCGCCCATCAGGAAGCTCTTGTAGTCGACACCGGGAATGTCGATCGCACTGCCGAACACGTACGCGAACAGGAGCACGAACATGATCGGTGACAGCGTCGCGAAGAACAGCAGATCCGGAACTCGCTTGAGCTTGATCAGGTTTCGCTTGGTGATGATGAGGGAATCGTGAAGAACGCTCATTTCTCTTCCTCCACTGGTGCGTCGTCCTCGGTGGCATGGCCGGTGAGGGTGAGAAATACGTCGTCGAGGTTCGGTCTGCGCAAACCGACGTCCACGACGTGGATGCCCGCTTCCTTCAATTGCACGAGCGCCGTCGTCAAGTCGTCGGCGCCGCCGCCGACTGGGATGCCGATTCGACGTGTCTGTTCGTCGTACGACGGCGCATCGAGGCCGATCGGGGTGAGGATTTCGAGTGCGCGATCCTTGTCGGCTGCATCGGTCAGCACGAACTCCAGACGCTCACCACCGACTTGATTCTTGAGCTCGTCCGCGGTGCCCTCGGCGATGATCGCGCCCTTGTCGAGGACGATGATCTTGTCTGCCAGCCTGTCGGCTTCTTCCAGATACTGCGTCGTCAACAGAATTGTCGTACCGTCCTTGACCAGGTCGGCGATGAAGTCCCACATGGCATTTCGACTTCGCGGGTCAAGCCCGGTGGTGGGCTCGTCGAGAAAGACCACCTTCGGCCGCCCGATGAGGCTGGCTGCGATGTCCAACCGCCGACGCATACCGCCCGAGTACTGCTTGGCCGTCCGGTCGCGAGCGTATTCCAGATCGAACCGAGCCAGCAGCTCGTCGGCTCGCTTGTGCGCCTCGGCCTTCTTCAGGCCGAAGAGCCGTCCGACCATCTCCAGATTCTCGTATCCGGTCAGGTATTCGTCGACGGCCGCGAACTGACCGGTGAGTCCGATCGACTTACGCACTTCGTTCGGATTGTCGCCGACGTCGATGCCGTGCACCTTCGCTGTTCCCGACGTCGCTTTCAGAAGCGTTGCGAGAATCCGCACTGCTGTTGTCTTGCCTGCCCCATTCGGTCCGAGCACGCCCAGGACCGTCCCCTCCGGTACGACGAAGGAAATGCCCGCCAGAGCCGTGTTCTTGCCGTACTCGAGTACCAGATTCTCGACTTCGATGGCGTTCGCCATGATGTGTTCCCCATTCCCAAGCGCTTAGGCACTACATCGTGCTGACGTACTGCAGACTCGAAACCTGTGGAAGATTAACCGGTCTTCGCCGAATACTGCGTGTCTACGGACGTGTGGGAGACCACACAGTCGACCCGGTGCGGCCGGACACGGTCAGTAATCCCGCGTTCTCTGCGACCGACATCTCGCGCGGATCCACACCGACAGGCCACGGGATCGACCACATCATGACCCCGTCCGATGCGCGCAAGGCGTGCATGCCGGTGTAGTCACCGAAGATGTAGTGTTCGCCGTCGGTGGTGCCGGCACGCGCCCAGTACGCGTCCGGCCACGGCGTCGTCCACGTCGTCAGACCGGTCCGGAGATCTATGCCGGAAAATGTGCGGGTCTCGGAAGAGCGAACGACGACGGTATTGCCCACCACGGCGAGGACTGCGGAGTTGATTCCGCCGTTGTTCTCCAGCGTGGCTGCATTTCGCCAGAGCTCGGCGCCGGTCCTCGCGTCGTAGGCACCGTCGCCGAGAAACTTCGGAAGGTCGTCGCTTGCACCCATGTTGGCCCAGGGCTCGGGCGCCAGACCGAACGTCGCGACCGGCACCTCGGTCCTGATCTCTCCCTGCCCGTCGAGGATCACCTCCCGCAGGGTGCCGTCCGGTGCCTGCGTGACGTTGGCGAAGAGATCGTTGCCTAGCGCGAGCGGATTCACACCGGCGTAGCGGAACCGAGGCTCACCGGTGTCGATGTCGATGATCTGATGGGCACCACTCGAATACACGTCGGCGATACCGAGATCGGGGAACACGGCGGGCGATGCAGGCTGCCCGGCGACCGGCGACGGATAGGTCGCGTTCCAATGCTCGTCGAGTTCGGTGAACGTACCGCTGTGGATGGTGGACACCAGCATGTCGTCGCTGCGCCCGGAGACATATCCCACCCCTGCGGCAGCGCGGACGTGGTAGACGTAGAAATCGGTAGATATATCGCCGAGAATCCGACCGTCGGCGACATCGACATAGACGACGCGGTGATCGCCATAACACGCGAGTACGGTGTCGTCGATTTCCTCGGCGCACTGGCGCACCGGTCCGATGTCGCGCAGCCACAACCGTTTTCCGGTTCCGGGATCGAGCGCGAGCACTCGCAGACTGCGAGGATTCTGCGAGTAGACTCCGTCGGACAGTCCGACGAGCATGGGCCCTTCGCCACCCGGAACCTCGGGCAGCACGAATGGAGTCCGGTGCGTCGGCGTTCCCAGCGCAACCGGGTCGAGCGACCAGGCGGGGGTGGGCGCCACCGCGAAATCGCCGGGACCGAAGCGCGCGTCGAGGGCAGGTTCGGCCTGCGGACCAGCACAGCCCGCAGCGACAACCGCCACCACGATGGCAGCGGCGACCCTGTGTCTCGGTCTCATCGCCTCTAGCTCTCGACCGTCACGACGTACCCACTCGAACCGAGGGCGTCGAGAACTTCTGTGCGATGCGTCGGTCCGCGGGTCTCGACGGTCAGCATCACCTCTACCTCTTCGAGTCCCAATTGGCCTCCAGTGCGGGAGTGAACGACGTCGACGACGCTTGCTCCCGACGCCTTGACGACGCCGAGCAAACCGACCAGACCACCGGGGCGATCCGAAATAGTGACGCGCACAGCCAGATATCGGCCGGCAGCGCGCAGTCCATGGGTGATGACATGGGTCAACAGAAGCGGATCGATGTTGCCGCCGGAGAGGATCGCGCACACCGGGCCCTCCAGACCCAAGTCTTCGCGACTCATCAGCGCCGCGACTGCGGCAGCACCTGCGGGTTCGACGATCAATTTCGCGCGCTCGATACACAGTAGAAGGGCCCGCGACAAGGCGTCCTCACTGACAGTCACCACGTCGTCGACCCAGTCCACGACGTGGTCGAACGGCACGCTCCCCGGCAATCCGACGGCGATGCCGTCGGCCATCGTCGACATCGATTCCGCTGCAACGGGATGGCCGGCTTTCAGCGATGTCGGCCATGCGGCGGCGCCCTCGGCTTGAACGCCGAGAACTCGGACGCCCGGCTTGTGGAAGTGGACGGCCGCGGCGACGCCTGCGAGCAGTCCCCCACCTCCCGTGGGTACGACGATGGTGCCGACGTCGGGCATCTGCCCCAGCAGCTCGGTACCCAGAGTCGCCTGTCCTGCAACGATATCCGCGTGGTCGAACGGGTGGATCAGGATGGCCCCGGTACGCTCGGCGAACTGGCGAGCATGACCGAGGGCCTCGTCCACCGTCTGGCCGACCAGCGTGACGGATGCTCCGTAGGCCTTCGTCGCGACGAGCTTCGGCAGCGATACACCCGTCGGCATGAAGACCGTCGAGGCGATCCCCAATTCGGATGCGGCCCAAGCAACTCCCTGAGCATGGTTGCCTGCACTCGCAGCGACGACACCGTGTGCACGGTCGGCCGACGACAACTTGGCAATCCGGTTGTACGCCCCGCGCGGCTTGAAAGAGCCTGTGCGTTGCAGGTTTTCGCACTTGAGCCGCACTTCGAGACCGGTGAGGTCGGAGAGAATTCGAGAAGAGACAACGGGGGTTCGTCGCATGACCGGTGCGAGGAGATTCTCCGCATCGGCGATGTCCTGCTGCGTGAGCAGAATGCTCACCGCGGTTGGCCGATCTTCGCACGCATCTTCATTACGCCACCGGCCTTGCCCGCACCGACAACGGCCGTAAGAATTCCATCACCGACATAGTATGCCAGGAATTTTCTGCCGTCGTCCTCGATGATCTCCACCGAATCACCGGGAGATGGAGATCCGAGTGCCTGGATCTTCACGTCGTACTGGTCGCTCCAGAAGTACGGAACCACCGGACGCGACGCACCTGGTTCGACACCGAGCAATGCAGGTGCCATGACACGGACTTGGTCACCGACGTTGCTCCAGTGCTCCACCCTCTTACCCGCACCGGACCACCCGGCCACATCTCCGACAGCCCACACATGCGGATCACTCGTGCGGCCCGTGGAATCGGCAGTGATGCCGTCACCGATCTCTATTCCCGACTCTGCCAGCCACCCTGCCGACGGCGTCGAACCGATACCGACGACCACCAGGTCGGCCGCGATCTCGGAACCGTCGCTCAGAACCACGTGAGACACGCGGTCCACTCCGCGGAGGGTGTCGACACCGACTCCGGTGCGCAGGTCCACACCCTCGGCGACGTGAAGGCGACCGATCAACGC from Rhodococcus sp. P1Y includes these protein-coding regions:
- the mca gene encoding mycothiol conjugate amidase Mca codes for the protein MSGLRLMAVHAHPDDESSKGAATTARYAAEGNDVLIVTLTGGERGDILNPAMDIPGVRDRIQEVRREEMAEAARILGVRQTWLGYVDSGLPEGDPLPPLPEGCFALVPLEESTEALVKVIREFKPHVITTYDEKGGYPHPDHIRCHEVSVAAYEAAGDPEQFPDVGEPWTPLKLYYSHGFLRKRMQLFHDWFIDRGEESPFVDWLKRWTGDRDEIMERITTQVTVGDYFEQRDDALRAHATQIDPNGSFFAVPVEVQRKLWPTEEYELARTRVKTSIPETELFAGIEPERTE
- a CDS encoding DUF4307 domain-containing protein, translated to MTATLPEGRYPASTTRPGVTRRTKNLLLVLVLVVGLGVAYFGYQRLSVQDVEGKALSFDILDDDTVTVGFSVTRADPGQEVVCIIRARSRDGSESGRREVLVPGSVDREVEVSSIITTSKPPAMADVYGCGTNVPEYLRAG
- the greA gene encoding transcription elongation factor GreA, which encodes MTETQVTWLTQESHDRLKSELDQLISNRPVIAAEINERREEGDLKENGGYHAAREEQGQQEARIRQLQELLNSAKVGEAPTQSGVALPGSVVKVYYDGDESDTETFLIATREEGARDGKLEVYSPSSPLGGALIDAKVGDTREYSLPNGKTMKVTLLSAEPYHT
- a CDS encoding ABC transporter permease — its product is MSVLHDSLIITKRNLIKLKRVPDLLFFATLSPIMFVLLFAYVFGSAIDIPGVDYKSFLMGGIFVQTMIFGASITGSSLAEDLQKGVMDRFRSLPMARSAVVIGRTAADVGNNIVTITIMSITGLIVGWRITSSFFEAVAGYVLLLLFAYSISWVMAFVGLTVRSPEIFNNASFIVIFPLTFIANTFVPIDGFPTVLKTIAEWNPISSVTLAVRELFGNTNPLAPPPEAWPLQNPVLYTLIWVVLFLVIFVPLSVRKYERTLTA
- a CDS encoding ATP-binding cassette domain-containing protein, giving the protein MANAIEVENLVLEYGKNTALAGISFVVPEGTVLGVLGPNGAGKTTAVRILATLLKATSGTAKVHGIDVGDNPNEVRKSIGLTGQFAAVDEYLTGYENLEMVGRLFGLKKAEAHKRADELLARFDLEYARDRTAKQYSGGMRRRLDIAASLIGRPKVVFLDEPTTGLDPRSRNAMWDFIADLVKDGTTILLTTQYLEEADRLADKIIVLDKGAIIAEGTADELKNQVGGERLEFVLTDAADKDRALEILTPIGLDAPSYDEQTRRIGIPVGGGADDLTTALVQLKEAGIHVVDVGLRRPNLDDVFLTLTGHATEDDAPVEEEK
- a CDS encoding outer membrane protein assembly factor BamB family protein; this translates as MRPRHRVAAAIVVAVVAAGCAGPQAEPALDARFGPGDFAVAPTPAWSLDPVALGTPTHRTPFVLPEVPGGEGPMLVGLSDGVYSQNPRSLRVLALDPGTGKRLWLRDIGPVRQCAEEIDDTVLACYGDHRVVYVDVADGRILGDISTDFYVYHVRAAAGVGYVSGRSDDMLVSTIHSGTFTELDEHWNATYPSPVAGQPASPAVFPDLGIADVYSSGAHQIIDIDTGEPRFRYAGVNPLALGNDLFANVTQAPDGTLREVILDGQGEIRTEVPVATFGLAPEPWANMGASDDLPKFLGDGAYDARTGAELWRNAATLENNGGINSAVLAVVGNTVVVRSSETRTFSGIDLRTGLTTWTTPWPDAYWARAGTTDGEHYIFGDYTGMHALRASDGVMMWSIPWPVGVDPREMSVAENAGLLTVSGRTGSTVWSPTRP